In Streptomyces sclerotialus, one genomic interval encodes:
- a CDS encoding gas vesicle protein, which produces MTHHTNTPDDGDRRGPAKGLALPELMRAARAQLAELTGLHPETITRFERTEDGWLLEAEVLELARVPDTMSLMALYELVLDHEGLLTGYRRVGRYERAKGNP; this is translated from the coding sequence ATGACGCACCACACGAACACACCGGATGACGGCGACCGCCGGGGCCCCGCGAAGGGCCTGGCACTGCCCGAGCTGATGCGCGCGGCCCGCGCCCAGCTCGCCGAGCTCACCGGACTGCACCCCGAGACGATCACCCGGTTCGAGAGGACCGAGGACGGCTGGCTCCTGGAAGCCGAAGTGCTGGAGCTGGCCAGGGTGCCCGACACGATGAGCCTCATGGCCCTCTACGAGCTGGTACTCGACCACGAGGGACTGCTCACCGGGTACCGGCGCGTCGGCCGCTACGAACGCGCGAAAGGAAACCCGTAG
- a CDS encoding gas vesicle structural protein GvpA, translating into MTVLPAQQQTGQGGGGSSGLYDVLELVLDRGLVIDAFVRVSLVGIEILKIDVRVVVASVDTYLRFAEACNRLDLESGPKKQPGLPDLVGEMTESGARGKSKGALSGAAETFAEAIGQGREAAGGSNGSRSGSEGEEAPRRTRRATSSRKKEES; encoded by the coding sequence ATGACTGTGCTCCCCGCTCAACAGCAGACCGGCCAGGGAGGCGGCGGCAGCAGCGGGCTCTACGACGTACTGGAGCTCGTGCTGGACCGCGGACTGGTGATCGACGCCTTCGTGCGCGTCTCCCTGGTCGGCATCGAAATCCTCAAGATCGACGTCCGGGTCGTGGTGGCGAGCGTGGACACCTACCTGCGCTTCGCCGAGGCCTGCAACCGGCTGGACCTGGAATCCGGACCCAAGAAGCAGCCCGGCCTACCCGACCTGGTCGGTGAGATGACCGAGTCCGGCGCCCGCGGGAAGAGCAAGGGCGCGCTCTCCGGCGCCGCCGAGACCTTCGCCGAGGCCATCGGCCAGGGCCGGGAGGCGGCCGGCGGAAGCAACGGCTCCCGGAGCGGGTCCGAAGGCGAGGAGGCCCCGCGCCGCACCCGGCGCGCCACCAGCTCCCGCAAGAAGGAGGAGAGCTGA
- a CDS encoding GvpL/GvpF family gas vesicle protein, whose amino-acid sequence MTTYVYGIAHADHPAPEKQVLGIGDPPRPVRIVRAGELAAVVSDCPDDLRPKRRDLLAHQHVLTETSSAGAVLPLRFGSLSADDEAVRDALGEHTEHYKTQLAELAGRVEYNVKAVHREEAVLRLVVDDEPEVRRLTESLQSAGGGSYPERVQLGELVANGVRAREVSDARTVERTLAPLAEQSAPGPEGSGWLVNLSFLLPRGETAPFTEAAHRLAETQPHLELLVNGPLPPYSFVRPAHSASDGQAGERSQEKSVG is encoded by the coding sequence ATGACCACGTACGTGTACGGCATAGCGCACGCCGACCACCCCGCGCCCGAGAAGCAGGTACTGGGCATCGGCGACCCGCCCCGCCCGGTCCGCATCGTACGCGCCGGCGAGCTGGCCGCCGTCGTCAGCGACTGCCCCGACGACCTGCGGCCCAAGCGCCGCGACCTGCTGGCACACCAGCACGTCCTCACCGAGACGAGCAGCGCCGGCGCGGTGCTGCCGCTGCGCTTCGGCTCCCTCTCGGCGGACGACGAGGCGGTGCGCGACGCGCTCGGTGAGCACACCGAGCACTACAAGACGCAGCTGGCCGAGCTGGCCGGCCGGGTCGAGTACAACGTCAAGGCCGTGCACCGCGAGGAGGCCGTCCTGCGGCTCGTCGTCGACGACGAGCCGGAGGTCCGCCGCCTCACGGAGTCCCTGCAGTCGGCCGGCGGGGGCAGCTACCCCGAACGCGTCCAGCTGGGTGAACTGGTGGCCAACGGCGTACGGGCCCGTGAGGTGAGCGACGCCCGTACGGTCGAACGGACCCTGGCGCCGCTGGCCGAGCAGTCGGCGCCCGGCCCCGAGGGATCGGGCTGGCTGGTCAACCTCTCGTTCCTGCTGCCACGCGGGGAGACGGCACCCTTCACCGAGGCGGCCCACCGTCTCGCCGAGACCCAGCCCCACCTGGAGCTGCTGGTGAACGGCCCGCTCCCGCCGTACAGCTTCGTCCGCCCGGCGCACTCGGCCTCGGACGGACAGGCCGGTGAGCGGTCGCAGGAGAAGTCGGTCGGCTGA
- a CDS encoding gas vesicle protein GvpG: protein MGLLKEVLLLPAAPVRGTAWVLRQVVAEAERQHYDPQAIQKELRELARQLDDGRIDEAEFDRREDELLDRLAVARGQAPRGRTPHGRRE, encoded by the coding sequence ATGGGACTGCTCAAGGAAGTGCTGCTGCTGCCCGCCGCGCCGGTGCGCGGTACCGCATGGGTGCTGCGCCAGGTCGTGGCCGAGGCCGAGCGGCAGCACTACGACCCCCAGGCCATCCAGAAGGAACTACGGGAACTGGCCCGCCAGTTGGACGACGGCCGGATCGACGAGGCGGAGTTCGACCGGCGCGAGGACGAGCTGCTGGACCGGCTGGCCGTCGCGCGCGGACAGGCGCCTCGCGGACGCACACCACACGGACGACGGGAATGA
- a CDS encoding DNA primase: protein MNNRAALALAVAGGYALGRTKKMKLALTVGGMVLGRRLQLDPQRLLSLVDERLKADPQLAELREQLRDDLSGVGRAATDAFVGRRIDGLANSLHERTLGIQDRIAGGVLPQGRDADAEDGPAQEPEAEEADRAADDRPEGEDRQDEDRRDEDEQEETRAARTRTPRKKAAGKPSPARRPARTAAKSGTKAAGRTGGKAAGRTGTRTGTGSGGKAGTRSAGGARSSSGRSREGTDG, encoded by the coding sequence ATGAACAACCGGGCGGCACTGGCATTAGCCGTTGCCGGAGGATACGCACTGGGCCGCACGAAGAAGATGAAGCTCGCGCTCACCGTCGGCGGCATGGTTCTGGGACGGCGGCTGCAACTGGACCCGCAGCGGCTGCTGAGCCTGGTCGACGAGCGCCTGAAAGCGGACCCGCAACTCGCGGAGCTGCGCGAACAGCTGCGGGACGACCTCAGCGGCGTGGGCCGCGCGGCGACGGACGCGTTCGTCGGCCGCCGGATCGACGGGCTGGCGAACAGCCTCCACGAACGCACCCTCGGCATCCAGGACCGGATCGCCGGCGGCGTACTCCCGCAGGGACGGGACGCGGACGCCGAGGACGGACCGGCCCAGGAACCCGAAGCGGAGGAAGCGGACCGCGCGGCGGACGACCGGCCCGAAGGCGAGGACCGGCAGGACGAGGACCGGCGGGACGAGGACGAGCAGGAAGAGACCCGCGCCGCACGGACCCGTACGCCGCGGAAGAAGGCCGCCGGCAAGCCGTCCCCCGCCCGGCGCCCCGCGAGGACCGCGGCGAAGAGCGGCACGAAGGCGGCGGGCAGGACCGGCGGCAAGGCCGCGGGCAGGACCGGGACCAGGACGGGAACCGGGTCCGGCGGCAAGGCCGGCACCCGGTCGGCGGGCGGCGCCAGGTCGTCGTCCGGCCGGAGCCGGGAGGGTACCGATGGCTGA
- a CDS encoding SRPBCC family protein, whose amino-acid sequence MADRTQGGAATQLKESIARSPATDRLKEEAAAFAAAQAQRLLIAGGRKLGAATTRLQDMAEGNGPGLGRMVLDGGRRIAGGEGPLRAAVGAGAAGAKDRIRDTLRKAVGGARAGTGQGSFVTVVEDTDVGVPVRTAYDQWTQFQEFSNFAKGVQGVDRTDDTTSDWRAKVFWSTRSWQATVTEQLPDRRIAWTAKGAKASLKGVVTFHELTPDLTRVLLVIEYYPQGLFERTGNLWRAQGRRARLDLKHFRRFVMLRGEPTGSWRGEIRDGEVVESHEDAVAREEDEAPAETPDAAADEREEPADQGDEDAPEDRDEPAEAYEDEEFTDEDEYADEEPEAYDEDEDTEAEDVEAEEVEDAEAEEYEDEPEPERVR is encoded by the coding sequence ATGGCTGACCGGACGCAGGGTGGCGCCGCCACCCAACTGAAGGAGAGCATCGCCCGCAGCCCGGCCACCGACCGGCTCAAGGAGGAGGCCGCCGCGTTCGCCGCGGCCCAGGCCCAGCGGCTGCTGATCGCCGGTGGCCGGAAGCTGGGCGCCGCGACCACCCGGCTGCAGGACATGGCCGAGGGCAACGGCCCCGGCCTGGGCCGGATGGTGCTGGACGGCGGCCGCCGCATCGCCGGCGGCGAGGGGCCGCTGCGGGCGGCCGTCGGCGCCGGCGCCGCCGGGGCGAAGGACCGCATCCGCGACACGCTGCGGAAGGCGGTCGGCGGCGCGCGGGCCGGCACCGGACAGGGTTCGTTCGTCACCGTCGTCGAGGACACCGACGTCGGGGTGCCGGTGCGCACCGCGTACGACCAGTGGACGCAGTTCCAGGAGTTCAGCAACTTCGCCAAGGGCGTGCAGGGCGTGGACCGCACGGACGACACCACGTCCGACTGGCGTGCCAAGGTCTTCTGGTCCACCCGCAGCTGGCAGGCCACGGTGACCGAACAGCTGCCGGACCGGCGGATCGCCTGGACGGCCAAGGGGGCGAAGGCGTCCCTGAAGGGGGTCGTCACCTTCCATGAACTGACGCCGGACCTGACGCGTGTCCTGCTGGTCATCGAGTACTACCCGCAGGGCCTCTTCGAACGGACCGGCAATCTGTGGCGGGCGCAGGGGCGGCGGGCCCGGCTGGACCTGAAGCACTTCCGCCGCTTCGTGATGCTGCGCGGCGAACCGACCGGCAGCTGGCGCGGTGAGATCCGCGACGGCGAGGTCGTCGAGTCGCACGAGGACGCGGTGGCCCGCGAGGAGGACGAGGCACCGGCGGAGACGCCGGACGCCGCGGCGGACGAGCGGGAGGAGCCCGCGGACCAGGGCGACGAAGACGCGCCGGAGGACCGGGACGAGCCGGCAGAGGCGTACGAGGACGAGGAGTTCACGGACGAGGACGAGTACGCCGACGAGGAACCGGAGGCGTACGACGAGGACGAGGACACCGAGGCGGAGGACGTCGAGGCGGAGGAAGTCGAGGACGCCGAGGCCGAGGAGTACGAGGACGAGCCCGAGCCGGAACGGGTGAGGTGA
- the gvpJ gene encoding gas vesicle protein GvpJ, whose protein sequence is MSYPASGAGSGASLADILERVLDRGVVIVGDIRINLLDIELLTIKLRLIVASVERAEQMGIDWWRDDPSLSAGARRREVDRENREKNREQHELARENAELRERIAALEGGRDALEDRKEESP, encoded by the coding sequence ATGTCGTACCCCGCCAGTGGCGCCGGCAGCGGCGCCAGCCTCGCCGACATCCTGGAACGCGTCCTGGACCGGGGCGTGGTGATCGTCGGCGACATCCGGATCAACCTGCTCGACATCGAACTGCTCACCATCAAACTGCGGCTGATCGTGGCCTCGGTGGAACGCGCCGAGCAGATGGGCATCGACTGGTGGCGCGACGACCCGTCGCTGTCGGCCGGCGCCCGCCGCAGGGAGGTGGACCGGGAAAACCGGGAGAAGAACCGGGAACAGCATGAACTGGCCCGGGAGAACGCCGAGTTGCGTGAGCGCATCGCCGCCCTGGAGGGCGGGCGGGACGCGCTGGAGGACAGAAAGGAGGAGTCACCGTGA
- a CDS encoding GvpL/GvpF family gas vesicle protein: MTTLENNGRLTYAYAVLRRGARPPAGLVGIGEAPVHTVAEGRLAALVSAVPAAEFDQPQVRERLEDLAWLEATARAHRRVVDEAAAEVGVLPLRLVTVYHDEDSVRAALVAHAERFGRLLARLDGRLEWGVKAYAQATEGRPAAGHEPAARRPAAEAETGREFLRRRLRDRKVKDSARQEADGLARTVHDTLTQAAEDSRLHRPQDPKLAEAVAASGAADGDGHAPAGSRAAVVRGPNLLNGAYLVRREEAGAFAERVGELAARSPALRIELTGPWAPYSFTDLPDEAP; encoded by the coding sequence GTGACCACGCTCGAGAACAACGGCCGGCTGACGTACGCCTACGCCGTCCTCCGCCGCGGCGCCCGGCCGCCGGCCGGTCTGGTCGGCATAGGGGAGGCGCCCGTGCACACCGTGGCCGAGGGCCGGCTGGCAGCACTGGTCTCCGCGGTGCCGGCCGCGGAGTTCGACCAGCCGCAGGTACGCGAACGCCTGGAGGACCTGGCGTGGCTGGAGGCGACCGCGCGGGCGCACCGCCGGGTCGTGGACGAGGCCGCCGCCGAGGTCGGGGTGCTGCCGCTGCGGCTGGTCACCGTGTACCACGACGAGGACTCGGTACGGGCCGCGCTGGTCGCGCACGCGGAGCGGTTCGGCCGGCTGCTGGCGCGGCTGGACGGACGGCTGGAGTGGGGCGTGAAGGCGTACGCCCAGGCGACGGAGGGCCGGCCGGCGGCCGGGCACGAGCCCGCCGCGCGGCGCCCGGCGGCCGAGGCGGAGACCGGCCGGGAGTTCCTGCGCCGGCGGCTGCGGGACCGCAAGGTCAAGGACAGCGCGCGCCAGGAGGCCGACGGCCTGGCACGGACCGTGCACGACACGCTGACGCAGGCCGCCGAGGACAGCCGGCTGCACCGCCCGCAGGACCCGAAGCTCGCCGAGGCCGTCGCCGCTTCCGGCGCCGCCGACGGTGACGGCCACGCCCCCGCGGGCTCCCGCGCCGCCGTGGTACGCGGCCCGAACCTCCTGAACGGCGCGTACCTGGTGCGCCGCGAGGAGGCCGGCGCGTTCGCCGAGCGGGTCGGGGAGCTGGCGGCCCGCTCCCCCGCCCTGCGGATCGAACTGACCGGCCCCTGGGCCCCCTACTCCTTCACCGACCTGCCGGACGAGGCACCATGA
- a CDS encoding gas vesicle protein: MSTPAPHTPVALIDLLDRLLAGGVVIAGDLTLRIADVDLVRVDLRALISSVNENVPSPFAELTPQGAAPATDPVRAVAPVRVEEVRP, encoded by the coding sequence ATGAGCACCCCGGCCCCGCACACGCCCGTCGCCCTGATCGACCTGCTGGACCGGCTGCTCGCCGGCGGCGTGGTGATCGCCGGGGACCTCACCCTGCGCATCGCCGACGTGGACCTCGTACGGGTGGACCTGCGTGCCCTGATCAGCTCGGTGAACGAGAACGTGCCGTCGCCGTTCGCGGAACTCACCCCGCAGGGGGCGGCACCCGCGACGGACCCGGTACGCGCGGTGGCGCCGGTACGGGTCGAGGAGGTGCGGCCGTGA
- a CDS encoding gas vesicle protein K codes for MSRRVELDEESVERDLVRLVLTVVELLHQLMERQALRRVDQGDLSEDQEERIGTTLMLLERRMDELCARYDVGRDELNLDLGPLGSLLPRDEDR; via the coding sequence GTGAGCAGGCGGGTGGAACTGGACGAGGAGAGCGTCGAGCGGGACCTCGTACGGCTGGTGCTGACCGTCGTGGAGCTGCTGCACCAGCTCATGGAGCGGCAGGCGCTGCGCCGCGTGGACCAGGGTGACCTGTCCGAGGACCAGGAGGAGCGCATCGGCACGACGCTGATGCTGCTGGAGCGCCGCATGGACGAGCTGTGCGCGCGGTACGACGTGGGCCGCGACGAGCTCAATCTGGACCTGGGTCCGCTCGGCTCGCTCCTTCCGAGGGACGAGGACCGGTAG
- a CDS encoding hemerythrin domain-containing protein — MTEKQKNVVELLEQQHQQIRRLLDDVANSKGDERKQAFHRVVRLLSVHETAEEEVVHPYVRDHVKGGGQVVKDRLAEEKGAKEALKRLEDMDTESPEFHELFAALRQDVLAHAEAEEKQEFTHLRAVADQNALRGMAKAVEAAEAVAPTHPHPGSESALKNVVTGPLHGLADRTRDAAVAAVRAAMGKDTER, encoded by the coding sequence ATGACCGAGAAGCAGAAGAACGTCGTGGAGCTGCTCGAACAGCAGCACCAGCAGATCCGCCGCCTCCTGGACGACGTCGCGAACAGCAAGGGCGACGAGCGCAAGCAGGCCTTCCACCGCGTGGTGCGCCTGCTGTCGGTGCACGAGACGGCCGAGGAGGAGGTCGTCCACCCCTACGTCCGCGACCACGTCAAGGGTGGCGGACAGGTGGTGAAGGACCGCTTGGCGGAGGAGAAGGGCGCCAAGGAGGCACTGAAGCGACTGGAGGACATGGACACCGAATCACCGGAGTTCCACGAGCTCTTCGCCGCGCTCCGCCAGGACGTGCTGGCGCACGCCGAGGCGGAGGAGAAGCAGGAGTTCACCCACCTGCGCGCGGTCGCCGACCAGAACGCCCTGCGCGGCATGGCGAAGGCGGTCGAGGCCGCCGAGGCGGTGGCGCCGACCCATCCGCACCCGGGTTCGGAGTCCGCGCTGAAGAACGTGGTCACCGGCCCGCTGCACGGCCTGGCGGACCGCACCCGGGACGCGGCGGTGGCAGCCGTGCGGGCCGCGATGGGGAAGGACACCGAGCGCTGA
- a CDS encoding SPW repeat protein gives MADVSHTRGDIASHPDVPEMRDRYARMLGGRDVALMDGPVFLIGLYCAISPWTLHFTANQPALVTHNLILGIAIGLLALGFTVTPERMYGMSWAMSAIGVWLIISPWIVGSSPDAGVVWNNVIVGVLTALLGLACAGAAAKVTKRP, from the coding sequence ATGGCAGACGTCTCACACACCAGAGGCGATATCGCCAGTCACCCTGATGTTCCCGAGATGCGGGACCGGTACGCCCGCATGCTCGGCGGTCGCGATGTGGCGCTCATGGACGGGCCGGTCTTCCTCATCGGTCTGTACTGCGCCATCTCGCCCTGGACACTCCACTTCACCGCGAACCAGCCCGCCCTGGTGACCCACAACCTCATCCTGGGCATCGCGATCGGCCTGCTGGCACTCGGATTCACCGTCACACCGGAGCGGATGTACGGCATGAGCTGGGCCATGTCCGCCATCGGCGTGTGGCTGATCATCTCGCCGTGGATCGTCGGCAGCAGCCCCGACGCGGGAGTCGTCTGGAACAACGTCATCGTCGGCGTCCTGACCGCCCTGCTCGGGCTGGCCTGCGCGGGAGCGGCCGCGAAGGTGACCAAGCGGCCGTAG
- a CDS encoding VOC family protein, with amino-acid sequence MAKNAEGPVFGEAPVHVEAGVLVLDCAEPEPVAEFYAKLMGAELPAELGVELIEITGRGGTRMAFRRDHGAAPPSWPRPDDSQQSHLHLTVPRDRMDDVERQVIDYGGRPIESQRNEGGEELRLFSDPAGHPFALRSV; translated from the coding sequence ATGGCCAAGAACGCGGAAGGCCCCGTCTTCGGGGAGGCACCCGTTCATGTCGAAGCCGGGGTACTGGTCCTGGACTGTGCGGAGCCCGAGCCGGTCGCCGAGTTCTACGCGAAGCTCATGGGCGCCGAACTCCCCGCCGAGCTGGGCGTCGAGCTCATCGAGATCACCGGCAGGGGCGGCACGCGGATGGCGTTCCGGCGGGACCACGGCGCCGCACCGCCCTCCTGGCCGCGGCCCGACGACTCACAGCAGTCCCATCTGCACCTGACGGTGCCCAGGGACCGCATGGACGACGTGGAGCGCCAGGTGATCGACTACGGCGGGCGTCCGATCGAGTCGCAGCGCAACGAGGGCGGCGAGGAGCTGCGGCTCTTCTCGGACCCCGCGGGCCACCCCTTCGCGCTGCGCTCCGTATGA
- a CDS encoding DNA polymerase ligase N-terminal domain-containing protein, giving the protein MKGERGLTTYESKRDFERTREPRGKQAAGPPPADGGDPVFVVQIHDASTMHFDFRLEVDGVLKSWSVPKGPSTDPHDKRLAMPTEDHPMEYREFEGVIPKGEYGGGTVIVWDQGTYRPLPPKKRKDRVASFAERLEHGHVTFWMDGEKLRGGYALTRFRTEESEGRESWLLVKENDERAAQRGAPDPRRAKSVRSGRTLKQVAADEGTGAGEES; this is encoded by the coding sequence GTGAAGGGCGAGCGAGGCCTGACGACGTACGAGAGCAAGCGCGACTTCGAGCGGACCCGTGAACCGCGGGGGAAGCAGGCCGCCGGACCGCCGCCTGCCGACGGCGGCGATCCGGTCTTCGTCGTGCAGATCCACGACGCCTCCACCATGCACTTCGATTTCCGGCTGGAGGTGGACGGCGTCCTGAAGTCCTGGTCCGTGCCGAAGGGGCCGTCCACCGACCCGCACGACAAGCGGCTGGCCATGCCCACGGAGGACCACCCGATGGAGTACCGGGAGTTCGAAGGGGTGATCCCGAAGGGCGAGTACGGCGGCGGCACGGTGATCGTGTGGGACCAGGGGACGTACCGCCCGCTCCCGCCGAAGAAGCGCAAGGACCGCGTCGCGTCCTTCGCCGAGCGGCTGGAGCACGGGCACGTCACGTTCTGGATGGACGGCGAGAAGCTGCGCGGCGGCTACGCGCTCACCCGGTTCCGTACCGAGGAGTCCGAGGGCCGGGAGTCCTGGCTGCTGGTGAAGGAGAACGACGAGCGGGCGGCGCAGCGCGGCGCCCCGGACCCGCGCCGGGCCAAGTCGGTACGGAGCGGACGGACGCTCAAGCAGGTGGCGGCCGACGAGGGCACCGGCGCGGGCGAGGAGAGCTGA
- a CDS encoding cytochrome P450, whose translation MSDSTVPLLLEGYAWLPDRRRRNGGAPVRTRLLGKPAIALHGTDAVRFFYDEGHVHRRDALPGPVLDTLFGRGAVHTLDGERHRVRKALFVHLLKDREGIADLTERAKAEWERSRADWAGRSHVVLFDAFALLLTRTVCGWAGIALDDEEARETAADLVAMVDGFATPGPRHWRARRARRRQEERLARRIEDLRRAGPGHTEPGPPTGTALTEVARHHEADGAPLDPHTAAVEILNVIRPTVAVAWFLTFAAHALHRWPEHRAPLAKGDTAYARGFAHEVRRFYPFVPFLGGLAARDLEWQGERIGAGTMVLLDVYGQNHDPALWPRPYTFDPTRFTDAEPGRDDLIPQGGGEVSSGHRCPGEDIVLALLQTLVPLLARLEYRVPQQDLTVPLHRVPSTVGGGFIVTDVH comes from the coding sequence CTGTCCGACAGCACCGTGCCGCTCCTGCTGGAGGGGTACGCCTGGCTGCCGGACCGGCGGCGCCGCAACGGCGGCGCGCCGGTCCGTACCCGGCTGCTGGGCAAGCCGGCGATCGCGCTGCACGGCACGGACGCCGTGCGGTTCTTCTACGACGAGGGCCACGTCCACCGGCGCGACGCGCTGCCCGGGCCGGTGCTCGACACCCTCTTCGGCCGCGGCGCCGTGCACACGCTCGACGGTGAGCGGCACCGGGTACGCAAGGCCCTCTTCGTGCACCTCCTCAAGGACCGGGAGGGCATCGCCGACCTGACCGAGCGCGCGAAGGCGGAGTGGGAGCGATCCCGTGCCGACTGGGCCGGCCGGTCGCACGTGGTCCTCTTCGACGCGTTCGCGCTGCTGCTCACCCGTACGGTCTGCGGCTGGGCGGGCATCGCGCTCGACGACGAGGAGGCGCGGGAGACGGCGGCCGACCTCGTGGCGATGGTGGACGGCTTCGCGACACCGGGACCGCGCCACTGGCGGGCCCGCCGCGCCCGCCGCCGCCAGGAGGAGCGGCTGGCGCGCCGCATCGAGGACCTCCGGCGGGCCGGCCCCGGGCACACGGAGCCGGGCCCGCCGACCGGTACGGCGCTGACGGAGGTGGCCCGGCACCACGAGGCGGACGGCGCTCCGCTGGACCCGCACACGGCCGCCGTGGAGATCCTCAACGTCATCCGGCCGACCGTCGCGGTCGCCTGGTTCCTGACGTTCGCCGCGCACGCACTGCACCGCTGGCCCGAGCACCGCGCGCCGCTCGCGAAGGGCGACACCGCGTACGCCCGGGGCTTCGCCCACGAGGTACGCCGCTTCTACCCCTTCGTGCCGTTCCTCGGCGGCCTGGCCGCGCGCGACCTGGAGTGGCAGGGCGAGCGGATCGGGGCCGGCACGATGGTCCTGCTCGACGTCTACGGGCAGAACCACGACCCCGCCCTCTGGCCCCGCCCGTACACCTTCGACCCCACGCGCTTCACGGACGCCGAACCGGGGCGCGACGACCTCATCCCGCAGGGCGGCGGCGAGGTCTCCAGCGGTCACCGCTGCCCGGGCGAGGACATCGTGCTCGCCCTCCTCCAGACGCTCGTCCCGCTGCTGGCCCGGCTGGAGTACCGGGTGCCGCAGCAGGACCTCACGGTCCCGCTGCACCGGGTGCCCTCCACCGTGGGCGGCGGGTTCATCGTCACCGACGTGCACTGA
- a CDS encoding HAD family hydrolase: MARAALFDVDGTLADTNHLHVTAWWEAFRQYGHHVAMTTVHHALGRPSSDLIAHVLGADRDTGQDAGISAAHKTLYATYFDRLPALHAAGDLLRALARRGWRNVLVTSAGGYELAALRRAVDADDAITDTASADDVNEGKPAPEPVEHARKLAGVTAEQAVFVGDSVWDMQAAARAGVPAVALLCGGIPRADLEEAGASEVYADPAELLDRLDDSIFAKVAG; encoded by the coding sequence ATGGCACGCGCGGCACTCTTCGACGTCGACGGCACGCTCGCGGACACCAACCACCTGCACGTCACCGCCTGGTGGGAGGCGTTCCGCCAGTACGGCCACCACGTGGCGATGACCACCGTCCACCATGCGCTGGGGCGCCCGTCGAGCGACCTGATCGCCCATGTGCTGGGGGCGGACCGGGACACCGGCCAGGACGCCGGCATCAGCGCCGCGCACAAGACGCTGTACGCGACGTACTTCGACCGGCTGCCCGCGCTGCACGCGGCGGGCGACCTGCTGCGCGCCCTGGCCCGGCGCGGCTGGCGGAACGTCCTGGTCACCTCGGCGGGCGGGTACGAGCTGGCCGCGCTGCGCCGGGCCGTCGACGCCGACGACGCCATCACGGACACCGCCAGCGCGGACGACGTGAACGAGGGCAAGCCCGCGCCCGAGCCGGTGGAGCACGCCCGGAAGCTGGCCGGGGTGACGGCCGAGCAGGCGGTGTTCGTGGGGGACTCGGTCTGGGACATGCAGGCGGCGGCCCGCGCCGGGGTCCCGGCCGTCGCCCTGCTGTGCGGCGGGATTCCGCGCGCCGACCTGGAAGAGGCCGGCGCTTCGGAGGTGTACGCCGACCCCGCTGAGCTCCTGGACCGGCTCGACGACAGCATCTTCGCCAAGGTGGCGGGTTAG